A region of Pyxidicoccus parkwaysis DNA encodes the following proteins:
- a CDS encoding GNAT family N-acetyltransferase has translation MTVEVGQQEPRWVLRPARPEDYALFVRLFAELGVDDPPPPASVWEVESLPLTVIAEGPEGVAGYAATEPLGELGYVGQLVVAPSARRQGLGRWMMERLAERLRARGCQRWALNVKRDNTPALRLYASVGLRPARQAANLKLTRAQVAALPAAPPGLRVVPMSAEEAEALTAAWGLMPGKLARYATKASHRLLRLEVAAPGAHAPDRRANVQGSGAVPPPERGLEKPDAGAAAASSGSAAPGSAVASSGAEAPAGSGASGRGGEGSPGLMDLRASARLLFPFFAATPGHARALMEDAFARVGDAVDSLNVVVTDDAPLDALLRAAGAEVRHETFELRGPLP, from the coding sequence ATGACGGTGGAAGTGGGACAGCAGGAGCCTCGGTGGGTGTTGAGGCCCGCGCGGCCGGAGGACTACGCGCTCTTCGTGAGGTTGTTCGCCGAGCTGGGGGTGGACGACCCGCCACCTCCGGCGTCGGTATGGGAGGTTGAGTCCTTGCCTCTCACCGTCATCGCGGAGGGCCCGGAAGGAGTGGCGGGCTACGCGGCGACGGAGCCCCTGGGCGAGCTGGGGTACGTGGGGCAGTTGGTGGTGGCGCCGTCCGCGCGGAGGCAGGGGCTGGGGCGGTGGATGATGGAGCGGCTGGCGGAGCGCCTGCGGGCGCGGGGCTGCCAGCGCTGGGCGCTGAACGTGAAGCGCGACAACACGCCCGCGCTGCGCCTCTACGCCTCGGTGGGGCTGCGGCCCGCGCGACAGGCGGCCAACCTCAAGCTGACGCGGGCCCAGGTGGCGGCACTGCCCGCCGCGCCGCCGGGGCTGCGCGTGGTGCCCATGTCGGCGGAAGAAGCGGAGGCACTGACGGCCGCGTGGGGACTGATGCCGGGCAAGCTGGCGCGCTACGCGACGAAGGCCTCGCACCGGCTGCTGCGACTGGAGGTGGCGGCGCCTGGTGCACACGCGCCGGACCGCCGCGCGAACGTGCAGGGCAGCGGCGCAGTACCACCACCCGAGCGTGGCTTGGAGAAGCCTGATGCCGGTGCGGCTGCTGCGAGCAGCGGCTCTGCGGCGCCTGGCTCCGCAGTGGCGAGCAGTGGCGCGGAGGCGCCCGCTGGTTCGGGAGCATCAGGCCGCGGCGGGGAGGGCTCGCCTGGGCTGATGGACCTGCGCGCCTCCGCCCGCCTCCTCTTCCCCTTCTTCGCGGCGACTCCCGGCCACGCGCGGGCGCTGATGGAGGACGCCTTCGCCCGCGTCGGGGACGCGGTGGACTCCCTCAACGTGGTGGTGACGGACGACGCGCCCCTGGACGCGCTGCTGCGCGCGGCCGGCGCCGAAGTCCGCCACGAGACCTTCGAGCTGCGCGGCCCACTGCCCTGA
- a CDS encoding ATP-binding protein, producing MSTKRYSEADLRALIEPFGNPMVVVVDGRVSAVNAAYLALLGLPREQVEGRSVMDFVQPEERSRLSERYHLLESGGTSLEPRTNIYQVPCSDGVVREVALYPSRVQLEDGGGALLLNCLPVKDRPPELTVAERLVETSAGLVSAHSEDAVRRVAVKGLREAGFRVRLLRWDGERLVALDGEPLPEDVRLGLEALSDGRPVFGGVDRAAPSHVYIPAGGPQGEVLWVEGAWVAPRHGSVLTLFAKVVGAALTDARVQADGARSRWEVEAVAQVARFVAQPVPPSLEDFLARVSELLQAGSAALHLTPPQGGALALATHVGLADLVRDSEHAARLTGVLTEVPGDGGLSTEAHGAALAELSNGRLGCGAVARLTRGGEVCGTLQVLRAAGHSFDTRDVRLLGTLAELLVTLLEQRRLRAESSRQLAETRLLLDLARTTSGVLETSSILDVASDFLVHLLDVSNCYIMLYDEGAKVLRGAAASTAHRDFFRTVVLPLHGDSLATRVARERRPIAVEDVVASGGGFDSQLVQRFGEKALLALPLTSREELIGVVVVDDTRRSRTFGPELIELAEATCGQLALSIANARLYESLWASYAELAATRAEMVKRERLAALGELSAIVAHEVRNPLGVIFNAVASLRRLLDPGGDAAMLLDILGEESDRLNRIVGDLLDYTRPRDPVLQHEDLGRVLQDSLEAARVQGGGVDRPVHIQSEVEPGLPPVPMDRRLIRQALVNVAVNAIQSMPQGGMVQVRARREAHAGREQLRIDVADQGPGIPAELLHRVFEPFFTTKAQGTGLGLAVVKRILEEHRGEIAVESTPGRGTTFTFRLPLSQPPSFP from the coding sequence ATGAGCACGAAGCGTTACAGCGAGGCCGACCTGCGCGCCCTCATCGAGCCCTTCGGCAACCCCATGGTGGTGGTGGTCGACGGGCGCGTGTCCGCCGTGAATGCGGCCTACCTCGCGCTCCTGGGGCTTCCCCGCGAGCAGGTGGAGGGCCGCTCCGTCATGGACTTCGTCCAGCCGGAGGAGCGCAGCCGCCTGTCCGAGCGCTACCACCTGCTGGAGTCCGGCGGCACCTCGCTGGAGCCGCGGACGAACATCTATCAGGTGCCCTGCTCTGACGGCGTCGTCCGCGAGGTGGCCCTCTACCCCTCGCGCGTGCAGTTGGAGGACGGCGGCGGCGCGCTGCTGCTCAACTGCCTGCCGGTGAAGGACAGGCCCCCGGAGCTGACGGTCGCCGAGCGCCTGGTGGAGACGTCCGCGGGGCTGGTGTCCGCGCACTCCGAGGACGCGGTGCGCCGCGTGGCGGTGAAGGGGCTGCGCGAGGCGGGCTTCCGCGTGCGGCTCTTGCGCTGGGACGGCGAGCGGCTGGTGGCCCTCGACGGCGAGCCCCTGCCCGAGGACGTGCGCCTGGGCCTGGAGGCGCTGTCCGACGGGCGCCCCGTCTTCGGCGGCGTGGACCGGGCGGCGCCCTCGCACGTCTACATCCCCGCGGGTGGCCCGCAGGGCGAGGTGCTGTGGGTGGAGGGGGCGTGGGTGGCGCCGCGCCATGGCTCGGTGCTGACGCTCTTCGCGAAGGTGGTGGGCGCTGCGCTGACGGACGCGCGCGTGCAGGCGGACGGCGCGCGCAGCCGCTGGGAGGTGGAGGCCGTGGCGCAGGTGGCGCGCTTCGTCGCGCAGCCCGTCCCGCCCTCGCTGGAGGACTTCCTGGCACGCGTCTCGGAGTTGCTCCAGGCGGGCTCCGCGGCGCTGCACCTGACGCCCCCTCAGGGCGGAGCGCTGGCGCTGGCCACGCACGTGGGGCTGGCGGATTTGGTTCGCGACAGCGAGCACGCGGCGCGGCTCACCGGCGTGCTGACGGAAGTCCCCGGAGACGGGGGCCTGTCCACGGAAGCGCATGGCGCGGCACTGGCGGAGCTGTCCAACGGGCGGCTCGGCTGTGGCGCGGTGGCGCGCCTCACGCGCGGCGGCGAGGTGTGCGGCACGTTGCAGGTGTTGCGCGCGGCCGGGCACTCCTTCGACACGCGCGACGTGCGGCTGCTGGGGACGCTGGCGGAGCTGCTGGTGACGCTGCTGGAGCAGCGCCGGCTGCGCGCGGAGTCCTCGCGGCAGCTCGCGGAGACGCGCCTGCTGTTGGACCTGGCGCGCACCACGTCCGGCGTGCTGGAGACGTCCAGCATCCTCGACGTGGCGTCGGACTTCCTCGTCCACCTGCTGGACGTGTCCAACTGCTACATCATGCTGTACGACGAGGGGGCGAAGGTGCTGCGCGGCGCCGCCGCCTCCACGGCCCACCGCGACTTCTTCCGCACGGTGGTGCTGCCGCTGCACGGGGACAGCCTCGCCACGCGCGTGGCCCGCGAGCGCCGGCCCATCGCCGTCGAGGACGTGGTGGCCTCCGGCGGCGGCTTCGACTCGCAGCTCGTCCAGCGCTTCGGAGAGAAGGCGCTGCTCGCGCTGCCGCTCACCTCGCGCGAGGAGCTCATCGGCGTGGTGGTGGTGGACGACACGCGCCGCTCACGCACCTTCGGGCCGGAGCTGATTGAGCTGGCCGAGGCCACGTGCGGCCAACTGGCGCTCTCCATCGCCAACGCGCGCCTGTACGAGTCCCTGTGGGCCAGCTACGCGGAGCTGGCCGCCACGCGCGCGGAGATGGTGAAGCGCGAGCGGCTGGCGGCGCTGGGCGAGCTGTCCGCGATTGTCGCCCACGAGGTGCGCAACCCGCTGGGCGTCATCTTCAACGCGGTGGCCTCGCTGCGCCGGCTGCTGGACCCGGGCGGCGACGCGGCCATGCTGCTGGACATCCTCGGCGAGGAGAGCGACAGGCTCAACCGCATCGTCGGGGACCTGCTCGACTACACGCGCCCGAGGGACCCGGTGCTCCAGCACGAGGATTTGGGCCGCGTGCTCCAGGACTCGCTGGAGGCCGCTCGGGTGCAGGGTGGGGGCGTGGACCGGCCCGTTCACATCCAGTCAGAGGTGGAGCCGGGGCTGCCTCCAGTGCCCATGGACCGGCGCCTCATCCGTCAAGCGCTCGTCAATGTGGCCGTCAATGCGATTCAGTCCATGCCGCAGGGTGGCATGGTGCAGGTGCGTGCGCGCCGCGAGGCCCACGCCGGCCGGGAGCAGCTGCGCATCGACGTGGCGGACCAGGGGCCGGGCATTCCCGCGGAGCTGCTCCACCGCGTCTTCGAACCCTTCTTCACCACCAAGGCCCAGGGCACCGGACTGGGGCTGGCCGTCGTCAAACGCATCCTCGAGGAGCACCGGGGAGAAATCGCCGTGGAGAGCACGCCCGGCCGCGGTACCACCTTCACCTTCCGGCTGCCGCTGTCGCAGCCTCCCTCCTTCCCATGA
- a CDS encoding sigma-54-dependent transcriptional regulator, translated as MTDANTPPFRGRILVVDDQRNMRATTALLLRAEHYTVFEAATGEEALAQLAGGSIDLLLTDLKMEPMDGLTLLKRALEVAPRLQVIMMTAFGSIESAVEAMRLGAYDYVTKPFKESELRYRVERALERARLLRDVDNLATDFNQRHGLSALVGRSPAMRDLTSRLMRVAQSDATVLIQGESGTGKELVARALHAHSRRKVRSFVPVNCAAISESLLESELFGHAKGAFTGAVKARRGLFEEADGGTLFIDEVTETSPTFQSKLLRALQEGEVRRVGESTALRVDVRTVAATNRDIEQEVREKRFRQDLFYRLNVVALRVPPLRERLEDVPALAEHFLERANARSPKPKRLSAAAVSHLMGYNFPGNVRELENLVEQAAALAEGEELLPEDFPLRQQRLTPAHGTPSVSFLDGQGSGGASRPAGTGPTLAQVVEEAERHAITQALERHGVDLARVADELGVSSTTLWRKMKRLNLRPPSELGRE; from the coding sequence ATGACTGACGCGAATACCCCACCGTTCCGTGGACGCATCCTCGTCGTGGACGACCAGCGCAACATGCGCGCCACCACCGCGCTGCTCCTCCGCGCGGAGCACTACACCGTCTTCGAGGCGGCCACGGGCGAAGAGGCCCTGGCCCAGCTCGCCGGTGGCAGCATCGACCTGCTCCTGACGGACTTGAAGATGGAGCCCATGGACGGGCTCACGCTGCTCAAGCGCGCGCTGGAGGTGGCCCCTCGCCTCCAGGTCATCATGATGACGGCCTTCGGCTCCATCGAGAGCGCGGTGGAGGCCATGCGCCTGGGCGCCTACGACTACGTCACCAAGCCCTTCAAGGAGAGCGAGCTGCGCTACCGCGTGGAGCGCGCCCTGGAGCGCGCCCGCCTGCTGCGCGACGTGGACAACCTGGCCACGGACTTCAACCAGCGCCACGGCCTGTCCGCGCTGGTGGGCCGCAGCCCCGCCATGCGCGACCTCACCTCGCGCCTGATGCGCGTGGCCCAGAGCGACGCCACCGTCCTCATCCAGGGCGAGAGCGGCACCGGCAAGGAGCTGGTGGCCCGAGCGCTCCACGCGCACAGCCGCCGCAAGGTGCGCTCTTTCGTTCCCGTCAACTGCGCCGCCATCAGCGAGTCGCTGCTGGAGAGCGAGCTGTTCGGCCACGCCAAGGGCGCCTTCACCGGCGCGGTGAAGGCCCGCCGCGGCCTCTTCGAGGAGGCGGACGGCGGCACGCTCTTCATCGACGAGGTGACGGAGACGAGCCCCACCTTCCAGTCCAAGCTGCTGCGCGCGCTGCAGGAGGGCGAGGTGCGCCGCGTGGGCGAGTCCACCGCGCTGCGCGTGGACGTGCGCACCGTGGCCGCCACCAACCGCGACATCGAGCAGGAGGTGCGCGAGAAGCGCTTCCGCCAGGACCTCTTCTACCGCCTCAACGTGGTGGCCCTGCGCGTGCCGCCGCTGCGCGAGCGCCTGGAGGACGTGCCCGCCCTGGCGGAGCACTTCCTGGAGCGCGCCAACGCCCGCAGCCCCAAGCCCAAGCGCCTGTCCGCCGCCGCCGTGTCCCACCTCATGGGCTACAACTTCCCCGGCAACGTGCGCGAGCTGGAGAACCTGGTGGAGCAGGCCGCCGCGCTCGCGGAGGGCGAGGAGCTGCTGCCCGAGGACTTCCCCCTGCGCCAGCAGCGCCTCACGCCCGCCCATGGCACCCCCAGCGTCAGCTTCCTGGACGGGCAGGGGAGTGGAGGCGCCAGCCGCCCCGCCGGCACCGGCCCCACGCTGGCCCAGGTGGTGGAGGAGGCCGAGCGCCATGCCATTACGCAGGCCCTGGAGCGGCACGGCGTGGACCTCGCCCGCGTCGCGGACGAGCTGGGCGTCTCTTCCACCACCCTCTGGAGGAAGATGAAGCGCCTCAACCTCCGCCCGCCCAGTGAGCTGGGCCGCGAATAG
- the selB gene encoding selenocysteine-specific translation elongation factor, translated as MIVGTAGHIDHGKTSLVKALTGIDTDRLKEEKRRGITLELGFAHLTLDDGTVAGVVDVPGHERFVKAMAAGAGGVDLAVLVVAADEGVMPQTREHLDICRLLGVRAGVIALTKSDLLAELGAEWRALVEADLGALTAGTFLEGAPVVPCSSRTGEGLDALKSALTAAACALPKRPAEGPAFLPVDRVFTIKGFGTVVTGTLLSGAVAVEDAVSLLPGLPGPLRVRGVQVHGDAVPKVEAGQRAAVNVAGVEPEALHRGMVLVRAGELPETRMLDVELSLLPAAEGPLPRRRKLLLHLGTAQVEATVALLDVERLEPGETALAQLRLDAPVGALVGQRFILRGSRALPGRGATVAGGRILSIAPPRRRKGGSEVVAPLLEADPQGQVAWLLRQAGYRGLTQQELFGRSGLGPRVLGRSLELLGAKGGALLVDRERRLYLSGEVFEGLQGRALALLAAFHEREPLREGLPREELRQRLSAELDSRTFQRVTQALVDAGRVELDKEVVRLKGRGRTLSLGDEAARTKLAAELSAAGLAPPTLNELAQKLQLAPPRLQELLKVMVAEGVAVRVSDELCFDAGALASLRERLVAHLREKKEITTQAFKEMVGQSRKFVIPLSEYFDREKVTLRVGEKRVLRRG; from the coding sequence CGACCGCCTCAAGGAAGAGAAGCGCCGCGGAATCACGCTGGAGCTGGGCTTCGCGCACCTCACGCTGGATGACGGCACGGTGGCCGGCGTGGTGGACGTGCCCGGCCACGAGCGCTTCGTGAAGGCCATGGCCGCCGGCGCCGGCGGCGTGGACCTGGCGGTGCTGGTGGTGGCTGCGGACGAGGGTGTCATGCCCCAGACGCGCGAGCACCTGGACATCTGCCGCCTCCTGGGCGTCCGGGCCGGCGTCATCGCCCTCACCAAGTCGGACCTGCTGGCCGAGCTGGGCGCGGAGTGGCGCGCGCTGGTGGAGGCGGACCTGGGCGCGCTCACCGCGGGCACCTTCCTCGAGGGCGCGCCGGTGGTGCCCTGCTCGTCCAGGACGGGCGAGGGCCTGGACGCGCTGAAGTCCGCGCTCACCGCCGCCGCCTGTGCGCTGCCGAAGCGCCCGGCCGAGGGCCCCGCCTTCCTGCCGGTGGACCGCGTCTTCACAATCAAGGGCTTCGGCACGGTGGTGACGGGCACGCTGCTGTCCGGCGCGGTGGCGGTGGAGGACGCGGTGTCGCTGTTGCCCGGGCTGCCCGGCCCGCTGCGCGTGCGCGGCGTACAGGTGCACGGGGACGCGGTGCCGAAGGTGGAGGCGGGCCAGCGCGCGGCGGTGAATGTCGCGGGCGTGGAGCCGGAGGCGCTGCACCGGGGCATGGTGCTGGTGCGCGCGGGAGAGCTGCCCGAGACGCGCATGCTGGACGTGGAATTGTCGCTGCTGCCCGCGGCGGAGGGCCCGCTGCCGCGCCGCCGGAAGCTGCTTCTGCACCTGGGCACCGCGCAGGTGGAGGCCACGGTGGCGCTGCTGGACGTGGAGCGGCTGGAGCCCGGTGAGACGGCGCTCGCGCAGCTGCGCCTGGACGCGCCCGTGGGCGCGCTGGTGGGCCAGCGCTTCATCCTCCGGGGCTCGCGCGCGCTGCCGGGCCGGGGCGCCACGGTGGCGGGCGGACGCATCCTGTCCATTGCTCCGCCCCGGCGCCGCAAGGGGGGCTCGGAGGTGGTGGCGCCGCTGCTGGAGGCGGACCCGCAGGGGCAGGTGGCGTGGCTGCTGCGCCAGGCCGGCTACCGGGGGCTGACGCAGCAGGAGCTGTTCGGCCGCTCGGGGCTGGGGCCCCGGGTGCTGGGGCGCTCGCTGGAGCTGCTGGGCGCGAAGGGCGGGGCGCTGCTGGTGGACCGCGAGCGGCGGCTCTACCTCTCCGGCGAGGTCTTCGAGGGACTGCAGGGGCGAGCGCTCGCCCTGCTGGCCGCCTTCCACGAGCGAGAGCCCCTGCGCGAGGGCCTGCCGCGCGAGGAGCTGCGCCAGCGCCTGTCCGCCGAGTTGGACTCGCGCACCTTCCAGCGCGTGACGCAGGCGCTGGTGGACGCGGGGAGGGTGGAGCTGGACAAGGAGGTGGTGCGCCTCAAGGGGCGGGGCCGCACGCTGTCCCTGGGGGACGAGGCGGCCCGGACGAAGCTGGCGGCGGAGCTGTCCGCTGCGGGGCTGGCGCCTCCCACCCTGAATGAGCTGGCGCAGAAGCTCCAGCTGGCCCCGCCGCGGCTCCAGGAGCTGTTGAAGGTGATGGTGGCCGAGGGCGTGGCGGTGCGGGTCAGCGACGAGCTGTGCTTCGACGCGGGGGCGCTCGCCAGCCTGCGGGAGCGCCTGGTTGCCCACCTGCGCGAGAAGAAGGAAATTACCACCCAGGCCTTCAAGGAAATGGTGGGTCAGAGCCGCAAGTTCGTCATCCCGCTGTCGGAGTACTTCGACAGGGAGAAGGTGACACTCAGGGTGGGCGAGAAGCGGGTGCTGCGTCGCGGATGA